The proteins below are encoded in one region of Styela clava chromosome 4, kaStyClav1.hap1.2, whole genome shotgun sequence:
- the LOC120326466 gene encoding uncharacterized protein LOC120326466: protein MSGNKTGDYLQNTTSTVNLIRRNVTGYIPPTASYFEWVFCYVMTAIFLAFTLYLLIALGVYWIKEKNKQKGKATNNETERKSGGTKFIDRMLVLCIISSILRLILDFWIEISCSVSMSMNIGLAALCLALVYLILWRRQRLLYRHKVMLVLASPLINVLSWLTLGIMIIAIILNFVFFIFLGIDYNETSSYTCEFGKSNDWAIVKWSVLATSTVTFQSILVGLFVYPLCNHEKKMQESNLHRTSASLKPLFRRILITALVCMLSDIVMATVASLVERPTGEIYSLVYTIDINVNIVSIICSFSDWKQRLMPFCKDSVDPKTVIV, encoded by the coding sequence ATGAGTGGGAATAAAACAGGTGATTATTTGCAAAACACCACGTCAACGGTGAATTTAATTCGAAGAAATGTGACGGGATATATTCCACCGACAGCTAGCTATTTTGAATGGGTCTTTTGTTACGTTATGACTGCTATATTTCTCGCGTTTACTCTTTATTTGCTGATTGCCCTTGGAGTTTATTGGATAAAAGAGAAAAATAAGCAAAAGGGCAAAGCCACTAATAATGAAACTGAACGGAAATCTGGGGGAACAAAATTCATTGACAGAATGTTAGTTCTTTGCATCATATCTAGTATTTTACGACTTATCCTTGACTTTTGGATAGAGATTTCCTGCAGCGTATCAATGAGCATGAACATCGGGCTTGCGGCCTTATGCCTCGCTCTCGTATACTTGATACTATGGAGAAGACAAAGGCTCCTGTACAGACACAAGGTTATGCTCGTTTTAGCATCGCCATTAATCAATGTTTTAAGTTGGCTGACACTGGGTATAATGATTATAGcgattattttgaattttgtcttCTTCATCTTTCTCGGGATTGACTACAATGAAACTAGCAGCTACACATGCGAATTTGGAAAATCAAATGATTGGGCAATCGTAAAATGGTCTGTCCTTGCTACCTCGACTGTAACATTTCAGTCAATACTAGTCGGATTATTTGTTTACCCTTTGTGCAACCACGAAAAGAAAATGCAAGAATCGAACCTTCATCGGACTTCAGCCTCTTTGAAACCACTTTTTCGAAGAATTTTGATCACAGCGCTGGTATGCATGCTGAGCGATATTGTTATGGCAACCGTGGCGTCGCTGGTTGAGAGGCCAACTGGTGAAATTTATAGTTTAGTTTACACTATCGATATAAATGTAAACATAGTTTCAATTATCTGCTCATTTTCTGATTGGAAGCAAAGGTTGATGCCATTTTGCAAAGACTCTGTCGATCCCAAAACAGTTATCGTGTGA